The following coding sequences are from one Methanobacterium bryantii window:
- the nadC gene encoding carboxylating nicotinate-nucleotide diphosphorylase, with protein MRDILKQMVYEDIGFEDITSNALIPKDLETKGIIITKEDGIISGIDAVSDLFNEFKIRSSVKKHDGNSVKVNDIIMEIKGNARTVLSLERTALNFLMRMSGIATLTFNTLQKIREVNENIILAGTRKTTPGLQIFEKNAVKVGGGDTHRFRLDDSVLIKDNHIAIVGSIEDAVIMAKKNVSFTKKIEIEVEDEKGAIEAAEAGADIIMLDNMNPQEIDKIISTLESMNLRNDILMEVSGGIKPENIVEYAKTNADIISAGYITHSSKSLDLSLEIL; from the coding sequence ATGAGAGATATTCTAAAGCAAATGGTTTATGAGGATATAGGTTTTGAGGATATTACCTCCAATGCCTTGATTCCTAAAGACCTGGAAACAAAGGGAATAATAATAACTAAAGAAGATGGAATTATTTCAGGAATTGATGCTGTATCTGATTTATTTAATGAATTTAAAATTAGATCATCCGTTAAAAAACATGACGGAAATAGTGTAAAAGTAAACGATATTATTATGGAAATTAAAGGAAATGCACGTACAGTTTTAAGTTTAGAACGTACTGCATTGAATTTCCTCATGAGAATGAGCGGCATTGCAACTTTAACGTTTAATACCCTTCAAAAAATAAGGGAAGTGAATGAAAATATTATACTGGCAGGTACACGTAAAACAACACCAGGACTACAAATTTTTGAAAAAAATGCAGTTAAAGTAGGTGGTGGAGATACTCACAGGTTCAGATTAGATGATTCTGTCCTCATTAAGGATAATCATATTGCCATTGTTGGCAGTATTGAAGATGCTGTAATTATGGCCAAAAAGAATGTGAGTTTCACCAAAAAAATTGAAATAGAAGTGGAAGACGAAAAAGGTGCCATAGAAGCTGCAGAAGCAGGGGCAGATATTATAATGCTGGATAATATGAACCCTCAAGAGATTGATAAAATCATTTCAACACTCGAATCAATGAATTTAAGAAATGACATTTTAATGGAAGTTTCAGGTGGAATAAAGCCTGAAAATATTGTTGAATATGCAAAAACAAATGCAGATATCATTTCGGCAGGATATATAACTCATTCTTCAAAGTCTCTGGATTTGAGTTTAGAGATACTTTAG
- a CDS encoding ubiquitin family protein has translation MSDEEIQKTEENIEEGQEEGQEEEAEDLPFAKAEVVRLMKQHLDSDKMIRERVKVEMNKFLGDVLEKVCKQLNEYPYTTIEYEMLKESIYPYKNVERINEEKERILKHLDAIKADCDALSLDVRRTLKLKDVEDTVY, from the coding sequence ATGTCAGATGAAGAAATTCAAAAAACTGAAGAAAACATAGAAGAAGGACAAGAAGAAGGACAAGAAGAAGAAGCTGAAGATTTACCATTTGCAAAAGCAGAAGTCGTAAGATTAATGAAACAGCATTTAGACAGCGACAAAATGATAAGAGAACGTGTCAAAGTTGAAATGAACAAGTTTTTAGGAGACGTCCTTGAAAAAGTCTGCAAACAGCTCAATGAATATCCTTACACAACAATAGAATACGAAATGCTGAAAGAATCAATATATCCTTACAAAAATGTAGAAAGAATTAATGAAGAAAAAGAAAGGATATTAAAACATTTAGATGCTATTAAAGCAGACTGTGACGCTTTAAGTTTAGATGTCCGAAGGACATTAAAATTAAAAGACGTTGAAGACACAGTATACTAA
- a CDS encoding PAS domain-containing protein translates to MKRKPNLNSNEEGKIESEEYGPLPGLDYQFFEYMQEGVTVYAVLRDESGKVVDLVITYANIAAYRQKKSLKKGLIGKSIKDLYGYEAVSTDLKKANEAVSTGRGVKYDVHFIPLDKYFSVSAFSPKEDVYVTLTIDITKQRKAEEEMQIERQKLLDIIEFLPDATFVIDENKRVIAWNKAIEEMTGTLKEDILGKGEYAYSMPFYGEKRPILVDLIFLSEKEMEDKYAYVKREGKTLFAEVFVSNLFGGKGAYVSVKASPLYDREGNLVGSIETVRDITELRKELCPK, encoded by the coding sequence ATGAAACGGAAACCTAACTTAAATAGTAATGAGGAAGGTAAAATTGAATCTGAAGAATATGGCCCGCTGCCAGGTCTAGATTATCAGTTTTTTGAGTATATGCAGGAAGGAGTGACTGTATACGCAGTATTACGTGATGAATCTGGAAAAGTAGTGGATTTAGTTATAACTTACGCTAATATCGCTGCTTACCGGCAGAAAAAATCCTTAAAGAAGGGTTTAATTGGAAAAAGCATTAAAGATCTTTATGGTTATGAAGCAGTATCTACAGATCTTAAAAAGGCTAATGAAGCAGTATCCACTGGAAGGGGCGTGAAATACGATGTTCATTTCATTCCATTAGATAAATATTTCTCTGTTTCGGCATTTTCGCCAAAAGAAGATGTGTATGTAACTTTAACAATTGATATAACAAAGCAGAGAAAGGCAGAGGAAGAAATGCAAATTGAACGCCAGAAACTTCTTGATATAATTGAATTTTTGCCGGATGCTACATTTGTAATAGATGAAAATAAAAGGGTAATTGCGTGGAATAAAGCTATTGAAGAAATGACTGGTACTCTCAAAGAGGATATTTTAGGTAAGGGCGAATATGCTTATTCTATGCCTTTTTATGGCGAAAAAAGGCCTATTTTAGTTGATCTGATTTTTTTAAGTGAAAAAGAGATGGAAGATAAATACGCTTATGTGAAAAGGGAAGGAAAAACTTTATTTGCTGAAGTATTTGTAAGTAATCTCTTTGGCGGAAAAGGGGCTTATGTATCTGTAAAAGCGTCTCCACTCTATGATCGTGAGGGAAATCTTGTTGGTTCTATTGAAACCGTTCGTGATATAACCGAATTAAGAAAAGAATTATGCCCTAAATGA
- a CDS encoding ZPR1 zinc finger domain-containing protein, with the protein MKIDCPVCECKNSMIVITKTENIPYFGEIMESTAKCHDCGYKHSDIMCLEQKEPVRYELKVDKSNLNARVIRSQSATISIPELGLKVEPGPRSQGYVSNVEGVLTRFHDAVITAMNLVEDEQSKENASNILKELERVKNGEDTVTVIVEDPFGHSIIIHEDALKRKLTLEEIKNLKTGFTVFENE; encoded by the coding sequence ATGAAAATTGATTGTCCGGTCTGTGAATGTAAAAATTCAATGATAGTCATAACAAAAACAGAAAATATCCCCTATTTTGGGGAAATAATGGAATCAACAGCTAAATGCCATGATTGCGGATACAAACATTCGGATATAATGTGTCTTGAGCAAAAAGAACCAGTGAGATATGAATTAAAGGTGGATAAATCCAATTTGAATGCGAGGGTTATCAGATCTCAATCAGCTACAATCAGCATACCTGAACTTGGCTTAAAAGTAGAACCCGGTCCAAGATCACAGGGTTATGTCTCAAATGTGGAGGGTGTGCTAACTAGATTTCATGATGCCGTTATTACTGCTATGAATCTTGTTGAAGATGAACAATCTAAGGAAAATGCTTCTAATATCTTAAAAGAGCTTGAACGAGTTAAAAATGGGGAAGATACTGTCACAGTGATAGTTGAAGATCCTTTTGGCCACAGTATTATAATTCATGAAGATGCACTCAAAAGAAAATTGACTCTGGAAGAGATAAAGAACCTGAAAACAGGTTTTACAGTATTTGAAAACGAGTAA
- a CDS encoding 3H domain-containing protein translates to MRKPYVILIGSASGIGKSTIASELAKILGIKHLIESDFIREIVRGVIGPEFAPALHKSSFDAYITIRDKERYKTNAALINAGFQEHASFVIPAIEKVIKRAVDDFDDVVIEGVHLVPGFVNIDQFQDDADIHFFVLNADEEIHKERFVKRAMKIKRGGKHLEYFKENRIINDYLAEQANEHGVPVIYNDEIETTVKVMLTHIRQICKTLKLKHGVDSIEDETNTVLKYGGRMEDISYFIHGFTEPLRRKINVYDPKEAQRFFASLERNKKRKDDLENIYDLSDNIHSHKLCAPDEESLNKMIKELDEKGYLIKEQ, encoded by the coding sequence TTGAGAAAACCCTATGTTATTTTGATAGGAAGTGCTTCTGGAATTGGAAAATCGACTATAGCATCAGAGTTAGCTAAGATATTGGGAATAAAGCACTTAATCGAGTCGGATTTTATAAGAGAAATAGTTAGGGGAGTAATTGGGCCTGAATTTGCCCCGGCGCTTCACAAATCATCTTTCGATGCATATATAACAATACGAGACAAGGAAAGGTATAAAACTAATGCTGCTTTAATAAATGCTGGGTTTCAAGAACATGCTTCATTTGTTATCCCTGCTATTGAAAAAGTTATAAAAAGGGCTGTAGATGATTTTGATGATGTTGTAATTGAAGGCGTGCACCTTGTACCTGGTTTTGTTAACATCGACCAATTCCAGGACGATGCAGATATTCATTTTTTTGTACTTAATGCTGATGAAGAGATTCATAAGGAACGATTCGTTAAGCGAGCCATGAAAATAAAACGTGGCGGCAAACATCTGGAATATTTCAAAGAAAACAGGATAATTAATGATTATCTGGCTGAACAAGCCAATGAACATGGAGTTCCAGTTATTTACAATGATGAAATTGAGACTACAGTTAAGGTAATGCTCACACACATAAGACAAATCTGTAAAACTCTGAAATTAAAACATGGTGTGGATAGTATAGAAGATGAAACTAATACTGTGCTAAAGTATGGTGGCAGGATGGAAGATATATCCTATTTTATACATGGTTTTACAGAGCCGCTGCGCAGGAAAATCAATGTTTATGATCCAAAAGAAGCACAACGCTTTTTTGCATCATTAGAAAGGAATAAAAAGCGTAAAGATGATTTAGAAAATATTTATGATCTTTCAGACAATATTCACAGCCATAAATTATGTGCCCCTGATGAAGAGAGCCTGAATAAAATGATAAAAGAATTAGATGAAAAGGGATATTTGATTAAAGAACAATAA
- a CDS encoding roadblock/LC7 domain-containing protein, with product MIGRVLKDLGRINGVNGSLVVGKDGLIIESEVPGDIDSELVAAMSSAVFGTAERSAEEMKHEPLQQVMIEGQLGKTLMIDAGEGILVVITDIDINLGLIRIEMRRSAERVIDLLT from the coding sequence ATGATAGGAAGAGTACTTAAGGACTTAGGCAGGATCAATGGAGTAAATGGATCTTTAGTAGTAGGAAAAGACGGACTAATTATTGAAAGCGAGGTTCCTGGAGATATAGATTCAGAACTCGTGGCAGCTATGTCATCAGCAGTTTTTGGTACAGCCGAAAGATCTGCTGAAGAGATGAAACATGAACCTTTACAACAGGTTATGATTGAGGGACAGTTAGGTAAAACTTTGATGATAGATGCTGGTGAAGGAATTCTGGTTGTTATTACCGATATCGACATAAATCTGGGTTTAATCAGGATTGAAATGAGAAGAAGTGCAGAACGTGTAATCGATCTTCTTACCTAA
- a CDS encoding DUF1611 domain-containing protein, with protein sequence MYDITSVEEFKKLNPFIIVGCGGGGEKFANFEGVKSVGFVDDSIKKQGMQFCDNVISSSLTELIGKTDAKSIAIMLPIGAEGAALKYAVQAIDNGLNVITSFRSLSLSENASLLKFAKSKGVVIKEISSRLDVINKIFGTAPSQCTEVLPKITYKPKAPVVFVGGTSQECGKRTTTRILGKTAQEKGLNAAVISTDEMGLESPADLNFRAGSLSVMDVAAAIMGTMKYIEEEKNPDIIFVEGQSSLTEDGNPHPRGLSAAILIGSRSDAVVVCHRPNHPFREPRGIDYEIKAIEAVEPTKVVGISLNMRNVSDKKDILKYEERYKLPAVDIKNGGASRLLDVIIDYVGLN encoded by the coding sequence TTGTATGACATAACTTCTGTAGAAGAATTTAAAAAGCTTAACCCTTTTATAATAGTCGGATGCGGCGGGGGTGGTGAAAAATTCGCCAATTTCGAAGGAGTAAAATCTGTTGGCTTTGTTGATGATAGTATTAAAAAACAGGGAATGCAATTTTGCGACAATGTAATATCTTCAAGTTTAACTGAACTCATTGGAAAAACAGACGCCAAAAGCATTGCAATTATGCTTCCAATCGGCGCTGAAGGGGCTGCGCTTAAATACGCTGTTCAAGCTATAGATAACGGACTAAATGTTATAACTTCATTCAGGTCATTATCACTTTCAGAGAACGCATCTCTTTTAAAATTTGCCAAATCAAAAGGTGTAGTCATAAAAGAAATTAGTTCCCGCTTAGATGTTATTAATAAAATATTTGGAACTGCACCTTCCCAATGTACCGAAGTACTTCCAAAAATTACGTATAAACCTAAAGCACCAGTTGTTTTTGTAGGTGGTACTTCTCAAGAGTGCGGTAAAAGAACAACTACAAGAATTCTTGGAAAAACAGCACAGGAAAAAGGTTTAAATGCAGCTGTAATTTCAACTGATGAAATGGGACTTGAAAGCCCAGCAGATCTTAATTTTAGAGCAGGAAGTCTTTCAGTTATGGACGTTGCTGCAGCAATCATGGGGACTATGAAATATATCGAAGAAGAAAAGAACCCCGATATTATCTTTGTGGAAGGACAATCCAGTTTAACTGAAGATGGAAACCCCCATCCAAGAGGCCTTTCAGCTGCAATACTCATAGGCTCAAGGTCTGATGCTGTTGTAGTCTGCCATAGACCTAATCATCCTTTTAGAGAACCAAGAGGAATAGACTACGAAATAAAAGCAATAGAAGCTGTAGAACCTACTAAAGTTGTTGGCATTTCTCTAAATATGAGGAACGTTAGCGACAAAAAGGATATATTAAAGTATGAGGAAAGATACAAATTGCCAGCAGTAGATATTAAAAATGGTGGGGCATCAAGATTACTGGATGTAATTATTGATTATGTAGGACTAAACTAA
- the sepF gene encoding cell division protein SepF, whose product MKDVMDYIKKNLGLEEESEDEEEKDTIIVPEHSFYEIILMKAQGIPDIEDALKQITEEKNPIILDMGFIENNPEESKQVGEKLKEFRDNIGGEAILLCKQGNVVIITPPEIKLLKK is encoded by the coding sequence ATGAAAGATGTCATGGATTATATAAAGAAAAATTTAGGATTAGAAGAAGAAAGCGAAGATGAAGAAGAAAAAGATACCATAATCGTTCCCGAACATTCTTTTTATGAAATAATCCTAATGAAAGCCCAGGGCATTCCAGATATAGAAGATGCTCTAAAACAGATTACTGAAGAAAAAAATCCAATTATATTGGATATGGGTTTTATAGAAAATAATCCAGAGGAATCTAAGCAGGTTGGGGAAAAATTAAAAGAATTCCGAGATAATATAGGTGGAGAAGCTATATTACTTTGTAAACAAGGCAACGTGGTAATTATAACCCCTCCTGAAATTAAACTTTTAAAAAAATAA
- a CDS encoding DUF2226 domain-containing protein, whose amino-acid sequence MELPITRPSMISYADQLNFNELLGKLKSKEYNGFIRVTAGSEEGHILFKEGIQIAASYDNDSKIDAIKKIKSATDNSSTLIEVFDLRDSQVNYLMDINKKYLLNSGSEVNDVLDELKKTGHEDKEKIENITPEKPEVIETPILEEKPEVIEAPLTEEKPEVTEATLPEEKPEISESPLLEQNESFLPKKPEINEDIKVEPEIQDSNEEVKNKLKSISEMKSNHVEDVRRKTQIKSGNTDISPASADIDGEKADKGENEEMKAAEVVNESIDRAELMKKYGLKDVGEEEVENILESYKGGSLSDDDVEKIELTLMNKIKKSILSIPKIKGTEVMVFLDNTSELAGTINIITEYESKGFLSRFMGESKDLDNLKKQIINITQIEIKKSFRGYPEIVNNFKINVEVS is encoded by the coding sequence ATGGAGTTACCAATTACCAGACCGTCTATGATCTCTTATGCAGACCAGCTAAATTTTAATGAACTTTTAGGCAAACTAAAATCAAAAGAATACAATGGATTTATAAGAGTAACTGCCGGTTCTGAGGAAGGACACATTCTTTTTAAAGAGGGCATACAAATTGCAGCGTCATATGATAACGATTCAAAGATAGATGCAATTAAAAAAATCAAATCCGCCACCGACAATAGCAGCACTTTAATTGAAGTTTTTGATCTTAGAGATTCTCAGGTTAATTACCTCATGGATATAAATAAAAAATATCTACTCAATTCTGGTTCTGAAGTTAATGATGTACTGGATGAACTTAAAAAAACAGGGCATGAAGATAAAGAAAAAATTGAAAATATTACACCTGAAAAACCTGAGGTTATTGAAACTCCCATACTTGAAGAAAAACCTGAGGTTATTGAGGCTCCTTTAACTGAAGAAAAGCCAGAAGTAACCGAAGCTACTTTACCTGAAGAAAAACCTGAAATTAGTGAATCTCCGTTACTAGAACAAAATGAATCATTTTTACCTAAAAAACCTGAAATTAATGAGGATATCAAAGTTGAGCCTGAAATTCAAGACAGTAATGAAGAAGTGAAAAATAAGCTCAAATCAATATCAGAAATGAAATCAAACCATGTTGAAGATGTTCGACGAAAAACTCAAATTAAATCAGGAAACACCGATATTTCACCTGCTAGTGCAGATATTGATGGTGAAAAAGCTGATAAAGGTGAAAATGAGGAGATGAAAGCTGCCGAAGTTGTAAATGAATCTATTGATCGAGCAGAACTCATGAAAAAGTATGGTTTAAAAGATGTAGGTGAAGAAGAAGTCGAAAACATTTTAGAATCCTATAAAGGAGGATCTCTAAGCGATGATGATGTTGAAAAAATAGAATTAACGCTTATGAATAAAATTAAAAAATCAATTCTTAGTATTCCAAAAATTAAAGGGACAGAAGTCATGGTATTTTTAGACAATACCAGTGAACTGGCCGGAACCATAAATATAATCACAGAATATGAAAGTAAAGGATTTTTATCAAGGTTCATGGGTGAATCCAAAGACCTGGATAATTTAAAAAAACAAATAATTAATATAACTCAAATAGAGATAAAGAAAAGTTTTAGAGGATATCCAGAAATTGTAAACAATTTTAAAATAAACGTGGAAGTTAGCTAG